From Elusimicrobiota bacterium:
GCTGTAAAGAATCCCCAAAAGGCCTATTCCCAGGTAAGATCCCCAGACCCGTAGAGGGGCTTTGGCCCATAGATAAATGAAAGGGATGAGGAACAGGCCTAGGCTCCCGACTCGGACGGCGGGCTTTTGTCTTTCTTCCAGGCATTCCCCTGGAGAATTGATCCTATCCTCGACATCGTCCCAGATCATGTTGAACAAATAAACGGCCGCGGCCAGGCAGGAGAAGCACAGCCCAGCCGCGGCGAAGCCCGGCTTGATCGCCCCGTGCATGACTGAGACGGAGTTGAGAAAGGCGAGAAAATAGAGGGCGATCAGGTGCAGGCGATACTTGAACGCGAAATTGGCCCAGGCCATCGTTCAGCGGGGATGCTCCGCGCATCCTATCATTTTCTGGTAGGATGTCCGCATGCACTTCGTTCTCTGCAATTGGGTTTTCGCCGCCGGGCTTGTATTCTTCATGGCTTTGGAGCGCATTCGCCCCTGGCGGCCTCGGCGGGCGGCCTTCCTTCCCCGGTGTCTTACGAACTTCGGTTTGGCGGGCCTCAATACCTTCATCGATCCCGGGTTGAGCGTGTTTATCCTGCTTCCCCTTCTGCGGCGGCTTCAAGAGGGCGGGTGGGGCTTTCTCAACTTGGTTTGTCTAGGACCATGGGCCAACATAGTGCTGACCCTCTTGTTCGTGGACTTAAGCCAGTACTGGGTCCACCGCCTCTCCCACGAAACGCCGCTTGTCTGGAGAATCCATAAAGTCCATCACAGCGACCTCGACTTGGACGCCACCACCGGCCTGAGATTCCATTTCCTCGACAGGCTCCTGTACATCCTGAGCGACACCGGGCCGCGTCCCGTTTGATGGAGAAAAAGCAAAAAGCGTAACCTTTGGTTGAGGAAATCAAAAGAGGCCAGCTTGAACTGGCCCACCAAGGAGGTTACGCTCAAATGAAGAATAGCAAAGAGGTGGTCACCCAGGGAAATG
This genomic window contains:
- a CDS encoding sterol desaturase family protein; this encodes MHFVLCNWVFAAGLVFFMALERIRPWRPRRAAFLPRCLTNFGLAGLNTFIDPGLSVFILLPLLRRLQEGGWGFLNLVCLGPWANIVLTLLFVDLSQYWVHRLSHETPLVWRIHKVHHSDLDLDATTGLRFHFLDRLLYILSDTGPRPV